The Patescibacteria group bacterium sequence GTACTATCTCAAATATTCCAGCTACCAAAGCCAAAATTAAAGCATATTTTATACCCATTAGTGACAATCCAATATAAACCATGGCAAATACTATAATAGACAAAAATAACTGCCCCCTCAACCAATAACCCATCCGATGTTGCATATCAGTAATCAGCTTATCTATATAAGCCTGATTATTGGACGGTGTGATAGTTTTGATAAAACGCTTCATGGCATTTTCTTCTACTGTCAGATAAAAAGTAACTACCAAGACCATCAAAAAACTAAAAACACCTCCAAAAATAGAAGTAACAGTTCTAAATATTCCCGAAGTTGCTGAAGTCAGACTTTTGGTAATATCAGCAAAACTGGTGCTGACTGTTTCTCTAGCTACACTTTGATCGACGCTCCTCAAATAATTTATAGTGTCTGCCAACTTGGAATAGAAATCCGGAAAAGCCTTACCAATTTCTTTGACCTGCTCTACTATCGGTCCAGCTAATAGATAAAGTGACCAACCGACTAGAGTCAAAAACACCATATATACTCCGATGATACTGACGGTTCTAGGAATTTTTTTAGTTTGCAGCCAATCA is a genomic window containing:
- a CDS encoding AI-2E family transporter, which codes for MSKQTISISTGTIVRTIFILLIVGFLFLVKDVIILFFVAVILASAFDPLIDWLQTKKIPRTVSIIGVYMVFLTLVGWSLYLLAGPIVEQVKEIGKAFPDFYSKLADTINYLRSVDQSVARETVSTSFADITKSLTSATSGIFRTVTSIFGGVFSFLMVLVVTFYLTVEENAMKRFIKTITPSNNQAYIDKLITDMQHRMGYWLRGQLFLSIIVFAMVYIGLSLMGIKYALILALVAGIFEIVPFLGPWISAIPGVFFAFSQSPGKAIAVAILYFLVQQVENNLIVPKVMGKTTGLNPLVVILAILTGARLGGVVGALLAVPVTLALTVYVESILDKRKK